One Ascaphus truei isolate aAscTru1 chromosome 9, aAscTru1.hap1, whole genome shotgun sequence genomic region harbors:
- the LOC142502801 gene encoding acyl-coenzyme A thioesterase 1-like isoform X1 yields MQALLSRGLSSRCMSVSLQASRSHGFSSRGLSLRPVSLQASPRGFSSRGLSLRPVSLQASPRGLSSRCMSVSLQASPGGCLWDEPLRVTVSGLSAGQEVTLRAAVTDEGGETFTSLGRYRAGSRGELELSRSPALQGGSFCGVEPEGPLWSLQPRTPFRRLLRRDVQTPLRLELALYQDHEPPGRLLATAAQERSFMREGVTRSPVREGRVRGSLFLPPGSGPFPAVIDLYGTGGGLMEHRASLLANHGFLTLALAYFDYDDLPKSIIGLDLGYFREAVEFLRSQPQVNNQEIGVVGISKGSDLAISMATFLPGIKAAVGISGCGANTFAPLQCDGFVLPGLEFNSEKIKFTESGVLDFSEAMDDPRDPAHEKCLIPVEKSSAAFLLLSGSDDMNWPSAAYSDQLVSRLRGHGKDVEFYCYPGAGHLLEPPNFPLCRASHHKLLGVPMLWGGQTKDHARAQVDAWQKIQSFLSKHLMPYNAMHSRL; encoded by the exons ATGCAGGCCCTGCTCTCCcgcggcctctcctcccggtgcatgtcCGTGTCCCTGCAGGCTTCCCGGTCCCACGGCTTCTCCTCCCGCGGCCTGTCCCTCCGCCCCGTGTCCCTGCAGGCCTCCCCCCGCGGCTTCTCCTCCCGCGGCCTGTCCCTCCGCCCCGTGTCCCTGCAGGCCTCCCCCcgcggcctctcctcccggtgcatgtcCGTGTCCCTGCAGGCCTCCCCCGGCGGCTGCCTGTGGGATGAGCCGCTGCGGGTGACAGTCTCAGGCCTGAGCGCCGGACAGGAGGTGACTCTCCGGGCGGCTGTGACTGATGAAGGCGGGGAGACCTTCACCTCCCTGGGTCGGTACCGGGCGGGGAGCCGCGGGGAGCTGGAGCTGAGCCGCTCCCCGGCCCTGCAGGGCGGCAGCTTCTGTGGGGTAGAGCCCGAGGGGCCCCTGTGGTCCCTGCAGCCGCGGACTCCCTTCAGGAGGCTGCTCCGGAGGGATGTGCAGACCCCCCTCCGCCTGGAGCTCGCTCTGTACCAGGACCACGAGCCGCCCGGCCGCCTGCTGGCCACGGCCGCCCAGGAGAGGAGCTTCATGCGGGAGGGGGTGACCCGGAGCCCGGTGCGGGAGGGGAGGGTCCGGGGCAGCCTCTTCCTGCCGCCCG GGTCTGGTCCGTTTCCTGCAGTAATTGACCTGTATGGAACTGGAGGTGGTCTCATGGAGCATAGAGCCAGTCTACTAGCCAACCATGGCTTCCTAACTCTGGCACTGGCTTATTTTGACTATGATGATCTCCCCAAAAGCATTATTGGACTCGACTTGGGCTACTTCAGGGAAGCGGTGGAGTTTTTAAGAAGTCAGCCAcag GTTAACAACCAAGAAATTGGGGTTGTAGGCATCTCAAAGGGGTCTGACTTGGCGATTTCCATGGCGACGTTCCTCCCTGGCATCAAAGCAGCCGTCGGTATCTCTGGCTGTGGCGCGAACACCTTTGCTCCCTTACAATGTGATGGATTTGTGCTGCCAGGCCTGGAGTTCAACTCTGAGAAGATCAAGTTCACAGAATCCGGTGTGCTGGACTTTTCAGAGGCCATGGATGATCCCCGGGACCCCGCACATGAAAAGTGTCTGATCCCAGTTGAGAAATCCTCTGCTGCTTTCCTCTTGCTCTCTGGTTCAGACGATATGAACTGGCCCAGTGCAGCCTACAGCGATCAGCTGGTCTCACGCCTTAGAgggcatgggaaggatgttgagttTTATTGCTACCCAGGGGCCGGGCACCTACTGGAGCCCCCTAACTTCCCTCTATGCCGAGCTTCTCATCACAAACTCTTAGGTGTACCAATGTTATGGGGCGGGCAGACCAAAGACCATGCCAGGGCACAGGTGGATGCATGGCAGAAGATCCAAAGCTTTTTGTCAAAGCATCTGATGCCATACAATGCCATGCACAGCCGACTGTAG
- the LOC142502801 gene encoding acyl-coenzyme A thioesterase 1-like isoform X2 — protein sequence MQALLSRGLSSRCMSVSLQASRSHGFSSRGLSLRPVSLQASPRGLSSRCMSVSLQASPGGCLWDEPLRVTVSGLSAGQEVTLRAAVTDEGGETFTSLGRYRAGSRGELELSRSPALQGGSFCGVEPEGPLWSLQPRTPFRRLLRRDVQTPLRLELALYQDHEPPGRLLATAAQERSFMREGVTRSPVREGRVRGSLFLPPGSGPFPAVIDLYGTGGGLMEHRASLLANHGFLTLALAYFDYDDLPKSIIGLDLGYFREAVEFLRSQPQVNNQEIGVVGISKGSDLAISMATFLPGIKAAVGISGCGANTFAPLQCDGFVLPGLEFNSEKIKFTESGVLDFSEAMDDPRDPAHEKCLIPVEKSSAAFLLLSGSDDMNWPSAAYSDQLVSRLRGHGKDVEFYCYPGAGHLLEPPNFPLCRASHHKLLGVPMLWGGQTKDHARAQVDAWQKIQSFLSKHLMPYNAMHSRL from the exons ATGCAGGCCCTGCTCTCCcgcggcctctcctcccggtgcatgtcCGTGTCCCTGCAGGCTTCCCGGTCCCACGGCTTCTCCTCCCGCGGC CTGTCCCTCCGCCCCGTGTCCCTGCAGGCCTCCCCCcgcggcctctcctcccggtgcatgtcCGTGTCCCTGCAGGCCTCCCCCGGCGGCTGCCTGTGGGATGAGCCGCTGCGGGTGACAGTCTCAGGCCTGAGCGCCGGACAGGAGGTGACTCTCCGGGCGGCTGTGACTGATGAAGGCGGGGAGACCTTCACCTCCCTGGGTCGGTACCGGGCGGGGAGCCGCGGGGAGCTGGAGCTGAGCCGCTCCCCGGCCCTGCAGGGCGGCAGCTTCTGTGGGGTAGAGCCCGAGGGGCCCCTGTGGTCCCTGCAGCCGCGGACTCCCTTCAGGAGGCTGCTCCGGAGGGATGTGCAGACCCCCCTCCGCCTGGAGCTCGCTCTGTACCAGGACCACGAGCCGCCCGGCCGCCTGCTGGCCACGGCCGCCCAGGAGAGGAGCTTCATGCGGGAGGGGGTGACCCGGAGCCCGGTGCGGGAGGGGAGGGTCCGGGGCAGCCTCTTCCTGCCGCCCG GGTCTGGTCCGTTTCCTGCAGTAATTGACCTGTATGGAACTGGAGGTGGTCTCATGGAGCATAGAGCCAGTCTACTAGCCAACCATGGCTTCCTAACTCTGGCACTGGCTTATTTTGACTATGATGATCTCCCCAAAAGCATTATTGGACTCGACTTGGGCTACTTCAGGGAAGCGGTGGAGTTTTTAAGAAGTCAGCCAcag GTTAACAACCAAGAAATTGGGGTTGTAGGCATCTCAAAGGGGTCTGACTTGGCGATTTCCATGGCGACGTTCCTCCCTGGCATCAAAGCAGCCGTCGGTATCTCTGGCTGTGGCGCGAACACCTTTGCTCCCTTACAATGTGATGGATTTGTGCTGCCAGGCCTGGAGTTCAACTCTGAGAAGATCAAGTTCACAGAATCCGGTGTGCTGGACTTTTCAGAGGCCATGGATGATCCCCGGGACCCCGCACATGAAAAGTGTCTGATCCCAGTTGAGAAATCCTCTGCTGCTTTCCTCTTGCTCTCTGGTTCAGACGATATGAACTGGCCCAGTGCAGCCTACAGCGATCAGCTGGTCTCACGCCTTAGAgggcatgggaaggatgttgagttTTATTGCTACCCAGGGGCCGGGCACCTACTGGAGCCCCCTAACTTCCCTCTATGCCGAGCTTCTCATCACAAACTCTTAGGTGTACCAATGTTATGGGGCGGGCAGACCAAAGACCATGCCAGGGCACAGGTGGATGCATGGCAGAAGATCCAAAGCTTTTTGTCAAAGCATCTGATGCCATACAATGCCATGCACAGCCGACTGTAG